The region AATCGCACCGCTGCCTGGCCAACCGTGACGCACATGAAGAATTTCGAAAACGTGCGTCGTACCGGCGATGTGATTAACGAATCCATCCGTTACTTCAGCCAGCAGTATATCGACATGCCGATCAATCAGGCGCTGATCGATGCGCTGGTGGAATCGGTCAATGCCTACGGTCGCAAGCTGATCGGTGACGGCGCACTGCTGGGCTTCAAATGCTGGTTCGATGCTGCACGCAATGAGCAAACCGAGCTGGCGGCAGGGCACCTGTTGCTTAACTACAAATTCACTCCGCCGCCACCGCTTGAGCGTCTGACCTTTGAGACGGAGATCACCTCGGAATACCTGGTAACGCTGGAGGGCACTAACTGATGGCCGGGAAAATTGAAGTAAACCGTATTACCAATGCCAACATCTATATCAACGGTACCAACCTGCTGGGGCGTGCGCAGGAAATCAAACTGCCGGATATCTCCATGATCATGCAGGAGCACAAGGCGCTGGGCATGGTCGGCAAGATCGAACTGCCTGCGGGTTTCGACAAGCTGGAAGGCGAGATCAAGTGGAACTCCTTCTACCGTGAAGCGATGCTGGCGGCGGCGAACCCTTACCAGTCGCTGGCGCTGCAGTGTCGCTCCAGCGTGGAACGTTATGGCTCTCAAGGCCGTATCGAAGAAGTGCCGCTGGTGACGCACATGACCATCATGTTCAAAAAGAATCCGCTGGGCACGTTCAAGCAGCACGAAAACCCGGATTTTAGCAGCGCGTTCAGCTGTACCTACATCAAGCAGGTGATGAACGGTGAAGACCTGCTGGAGCTGGATTACCTGTCCAACATCTTCATGGTGGGCGGTGTGGATCAACTGAACAGCTACCGCGCCAATATCGGCGGTTAATTTGGTATTCATTGACTAAGTGAGGGAAGAAAGGGGCTTCGGCCCCTTTCTTATACCTGCCGCTTTCGTTTTCTAATTCACTTTAAAATCGTTATTCCTCGCCGCACGCGATACTGCTCCCGACATTTACTAAGGAGCTGTTATGCACACTGAAACCTATTCTCTGCAATTCCCTTACACCACTTCTGCCGGCCAACGCGTGGAGTCCATTTCGCTCAAGCGTCTGAAAGTCAAAGAC is a window of Pectobacterium punjabense DNA encoding:
- a CDS encoding phage major tail tube protein, translated to MAGKIEVNRITNANIYINGTNLLGRAQEIKLPDISMIMQEHKALGMVGKIELPAGFDKLEGEIKWNSFYREAMLAAANPYQSLALQCRSSVERYGSQGRIEEVPLVTHMTIMFKKNPLGTFKQHENPDFSSAFSCTYIKQVMNGEDLLELDYLSNIFMVGGVDQLNSYRANIGG